In Aquiflexum balticum DSM 16537, a single genomic region encodes these proteins:
- the panB gene encoding 3-methyl-2-oxobutanoate hydroxymethyltransferase, giving the protein MSVHNSSNIKRITTHILQEMKTREEKISMLTAYDYSMAGIVDAAGIDIILVGDSASNVMAGHETTLPITLDQMIYHATSVVRAVKRAFVVVDIPFGSYQGNSSEALRSAIRIMKESGAHAVKVEGGSEIRESVVRILSAGVPVMGHLGLTPQSIYKFGTYTVRAKEEEEAKKLLEDAKLLEEIGCFAIVLEKIPASFAKIVAQSVTIPVIGIGAGPDVDGQVLVVHDMLGINQEFKPRFLRQYANLQAVMTKAVQDYIRDVKSLEFPNESESY; this is encoded by the coding sequence ATGTCTGTCCACAACTCATCCAATATCAAAAGAATTACCACCCATATTCTTCAGGAAATGAAAACCCGGGAGGAAAAAATATCGATGTTGACAGCTTATGATTATTCTATGGCCGGAATAGTGGATGCAGCGGGGATTGATATTATTCTGGTTGGAGATTCAGCTTCCAATGTGATGGCAGGCCATGAGACTACACTTCCCATCACTTTGGATCAAATGATTTATCATGCCACATCTGTTGTCAGAGCGGTCAAAAGGGCATTTGTTGTGGTGGATATTCCTTTTGGGTCCTATCAGGGGAATAGTTCAGAAGCCTTGCGTTCAGCCATTCGAATTATGAAAGAATCGGGCGCCCATGCTGTAAAAGTTGAAGGAGGTTCTGAAATCAGGGAGTCAGTGGTAAGGATCCTCAGTGCAGGCGTTCCGGTAATGGGACATTTGGGGTTGACACCACAATCAATTTATAAATTCGGGACATACACTGTACGCGCCAAAGAGGAAGAAGAAGCGAAAAAATTATTGGAAGATGCCAAACTGCTTGAAGAAATCGGCTGTTTTGCCATTGTTCTTGAAAAAATTCCCGCGAGTTTTGCCAAGATTGTAGCGCAGTCAGTAACTATACCGGTAATAGGAATAGGTGCAGGGCCTGATGTGGACGGGCAGGTATTGGTAGTCCATGATATGTTGGGAATCAATCAGGAATTCAAACCTAGATTTTTGAGACAATATGCAAACCTGCAGGCCGTTATGACAAAAGCTGTACAGGATTATATCAGAGATGTGAAATCTTTGGAATTCCCCAATGAAAGTGAGAGCTATTGA
- a CDS encoding phosphoribosyltransferase family protein: protein MSETKTLVLNHKQIKQKIIRMAYEVYERNASEKEIIFAGITGMGQQLAGYLAESLREISPLNVRVLEIHLNKLDVNRGDVELSEKDDLTQKCIVVVDDVLNTGKTLLYALKPFLDVEVKKIEVAVLVNRSHKLFPVNPDYTGLELATTLNEHITVDLSTENFSVHLY from the coding sequence ATGAGCGAGACCAAAACTTTGGTATTGAACCACAAGCAAATCAAGCAGAAAATAATCCGGATGGCTTATGAGGTATATGAGCGTAATGCATCCGAGAAGGAAATCATTTTTGCCGGTATCACTGGAATGGGGCAGCAGTTGGCTGGATACCTTGCAGAAAGCTTAAGGGAAATATCACCACTAAATGTCCGCGTATTGGAAATTCATTTGAACAAGCTTGATGTGAACAGAGGGGATGTGGAACTTTCTGAAAAAGATGATTTGACCCAAAAATGCATTGTTGTTGTAGATGACGTATTGAATACAGGCAAAACGCTGTTATATGCCCTTAAACCCTTTTTGGATGTAGAGGTCAAAAAAATTGAGGTTGCTGTTTTGGTAAATAGAAGCCACAAGCTCTTTCCGGTTAATCCTGACTATACTGGTTTGGAGTTGGCCACTACATTAAATGAACACATCACGGTGGATTTGTCCACTGAAAATTTCTCCGTCCACCTATACTGA
- a CDS encoding D-alanine--D-alanine ligase gives MKKKIAIVTGGYTGESVVSLKSAAVVEKTIDTERYDVFKILIYPHNWYHETASGEEIPVDLNDFSISLNGQKITFDGVFNILHGSPGEDGKLAGYFDLLGLPYTTCDALTSSITMNKGYTKAIVQDIPELFVARSIQLFKNTEENTAKILKELRLPLFIKPNNGGSSIGMSKVKVPNELQEALDKAFAEDSQVLVEEFVNGREFSIGVYHAKGKTTVLPATEIVSSKEFFDFEAKYSPGVTEEITPGRMNEEEVGRVNRIIEKIYSKLNCKGAVRIDYFLEYETDKFYFIEINTVPGQTETSLISQQVKAIGMGISDFYNELIEEMF, from the coding sequence ATGAAGAAGAAAATAGCTATTGTTACCGGGGGATATACCGGAGAGTCAGTGGTATCGCTTAAAAGTGCTGCCGTGGTCGAAAAAACTATTGATACAGAAAGGTATGATGTTTTTAAAATTTTGATTTATCCCCACAATTGGTATCATGAAACCGCCTCAGGTGAAGAAATTCCGGTAGACTTGAATGATTTTTCTATTTCACTTAATGGCCAGAAAATCACCTTTGATGGTGTTTTCAATATTTTACATGGATCTCCGGGAGAGGACGGGAAATTGGCCGGCTATTTTGACCTTTTGGGACTGCCATACACCACCTGTGATGCCCTGACTTCTTCCATTACGATGAACAAAGGATACACCAAAGCCATTGTTCAGGATATTCCGGAGTTGTTTGTAGCAAGGTCCATTCAGCTTTTTAAAAATACAGAAGAAAATACCGCAAAGATTTTAAAAGAACTTCGTCTTCCTTTGTTTATAAAGCCTAACAATGGGGGCAGCAGCATCGGAATGAGTAAAGTAAAAGTGCCCAATGAATTACAGGAAGCTTTGGACAAAGCTTTCGCAGAAGACAGTCAGGTTTTGGTTGAAGAATTTGTGAATGGAAGGGAATTCTCCATCGGAGTTTATCATGCCAAGGGCAAAACCACCGTTTTGCCGGCTACTGAAATTGTCAGTAGCAAAGAGTTTTTTGATTTTGAAGCAAAATACTCTCCCGGTGTGACTGAAGAAATTACCCCCGGAAGGATGAATGAAGAAGAGGTGGGTAGGGTTAACCGAATCATTGAAAAAATCTACAGCAAACTGAATTGTAAAGGCGCAGTGCGTATTGATTATTTTCTGGAATATGAAACCGATAAATTTTATTTTATCGAAATCAATACTGTTCCTGGTCAGACCGAAACAAGTCTGATTTCCCAGCAGGTCAAAGCCATTGGAATGGGAATCAGTGATTTTTATAATGAGCTGATTGAAGAGATGTTTTGA